CTTATGCTGACTGATATACAGTCCACCGGGCCGCAGCACACGTGCAATTTCGCGGTACACCGCTTCAATATCGGGCACATAGCAGGTACTCACCGGCTGATGCACAATATCGAACTCAGCCTCGTGCAGCATCGACAGATCATCCATCGACGTTTCCACAATCTTGACCTGCAACCCACGACGGCGCGCTTCCTGTTCGTCCAGTTGCAGCATCTTGTTACTCAGGTCAACAACGGTGACCCGGGCTCCTGCTGCAGCATAGAGAATCGACTGCCAGCCTCCCCCCGATGCCAGGCAGAGTACCGACTTCCCTTCGACCGAAGCAGGCAGCCAGCCGCGCGAGTCCAGCGTCTGCAACGGATTGCGGCACTCTTCATCGGTTGCCAGCTTCGTAAACTGGCTGCGGTTTTCTGCCAACCGGTTCCAGGCGGCTCGGTTCTGAGGCAGGTGAGACATAGACTGTTCTCTTCAAACAGGGAATCAGGATTCCTGAGGCTGCGGTTTGTTCTGAGCGTCCAGCAGTGCCCCCGCGAAGGTCACCAGATCCCCCTTGCCTCGCGCAACTTTCTGCAGGACATCCAGGTGATTTGTCTGGCGGCACAGACTTGTGAAAGAGAACGTATTCGGGTCTTCAAACTGGCTGAGATAAGTTTCTGCCAGCTCAATCGCCCGCTCATTCATTTTCAGACGCGTCAACAGATCAATGAGCACATAGGCAATCATCTGCTTGTCATCTTCATCCGGTTCCATTTCGAGCTTCTTCTCGAAATAACCAATGGCCAGGTTCCGGTCGTTTTCCTCTCCCACCAGTGCCTTGAAGAAATGCAGGTGAGCCGGATAAAAATCTTCAAACGGCGATTCACCCGGATACTGAAACTGCTGATCCAGTCGCGAACCGTATTCACACAGTTCGATCACCTTCTCCAGATGCGGATCGTCTTCCGGCAGGAGCCGTGCAAACCGGACCACGGAATTCAGGTGGGAAACGTCAATATGGTAACTGCCCCCCTCAAACATCCAGTCCCGACCGGCCATTAACTCGCGCAGATTATCAGCAGGTGGCGCAATCGGCATCTTCTGCTGCACATGATACTGCAATGATTGGACGAGATCGGTATAGAGCTGATCGACCAGCAGCTGCGCAATTTTTTTCCGGCTCTCTGGCTTGAGCTGGGCATTCATCTGGTCGAATACCGTAATCGTATTGCAGATCCCGTTCGACTGCAGCATGATTTCAAATCCTTTCTCCGGATTGGCTCCTTCATACGCACAAACCTGAATCAGTCCTTCAACCTTATCTTCGGGCACGGTTCGGGGGTTGATCTTGCTGAGTGCCTCTGCTACCCGTTCCGGTTCCTGAATAGTCTGGAAATAAAGCCAGGCATCGGAATACATTTTTTCGTCCAGGAACAGGTTGCCCACCTTCCGAGCTGCTTCGATGTAGGCTTCTTCGAACTCTCTCTTCCGTTCATCAGGCACATTGTCGAAGGTCGTCGGCTGCAGGACTTCCAGCCCCATCGCGTATTTCTGTTGCATCAGTAATGCATCAAACAGACGATGATAGTTTTTCTGAGCGGTCAATGTTTCTATCAGCCGCTCCAGGACGGATTCCGGAGATTGTTGCTGTGACTCTTCCAGTGCGGCAAAAACATCTTCTGACATGATTCCTCGCTTGATCCTGATCGCTTCAGTTTCACTGATCTACGCCGAAAACGGCACGATAAGCTATCCATTGTAAGAGTTCCCAGCCCGTCTGAGTACCCTGTCGATCCAGAAAGCATGGATTCAGGCCATTTCAGAGGCCCATTATTCCACGAAGAGTAGCGGCGTCAGATCTCCATCAGAATCGAAACGTCCGATCACTGATTCGTAACTGGTATGATGTCCCAGTACGGCCCGGGCCACCTCACCCTTCTTCAGGCTGCGATAGACCAGCAGCTGATGTTTGCCGATCCGCAACCGATGACCGGACGCCACATCGCGGGGAGAAATCTTTCCCGCTTCACTGATCGTCAGACTCTGCCAGTCAGCTGGCTTACGTTTCAGATCCGGTTCCCAGTCGATAACGAGAGGGACATACAGGGCTGTCGATTCCGCTGCTACCTGATGCAGTTCAATCTGTCCCCGCTCATTCAGACTCAGGCTACCCGGGTAGAAGAAATCCCGATCCTGAGGTAGCCCCAGCGGAAAGACGCGCGCCGCGAGTCCTTTGGTTTTCAGCGAAAGTTCATGCGTCTCTTCATCCACAGAATCAGTGAAACCAGAGGCCACGGGCAACAGGGAACGGTATTCCAACCGTGCCGCTTCGCTACCATTCACGATGTCTGACAGAAAGACAAAATGCTGATTGCGAGGCAACAGAATCTGACGATCCAGTGTATAACCGCCTTCCAGATCCATTTGCAGCTCAAGGTAATCAGCGTCTTCATCTGAATTCCAGCAGACAGCGCTCCATTCACCATCCCCACTGATCTCAGTACCATCGACCGTCAGAGAGAACTCCCAGCGTCCTTCCAGCAACTGTTTACCCAGTGCGGTAAGACTGACTGCCGGCAGATCACCATTCCAGGTCACCATCAGCAGATTTGATGAGTCAGACCAGTAATTTCGCATCACAGCCAGCGCGGACCAGTCTGACTGATTCGCAGCATAATCCTCTGTTTGGATAAAGAACTGCGACCGTTTTTTCTTCCCCGAATTCAATGCCTTCAGATACATCCGCTCGGCACTCCGACTCGACAGACCGGAAAAATAAGCGGCCAGACTCAGTAATTCGGCATGACCAATTTCATGGATCGGACACAACGCCAGTTTCCCGGAGGCGTTACTGGTTGCCACCAGCACCTGGAGCGTGAGCTGAAACCGTTCCAGCGCTTCCTTGTCCCAGAGTCGTTTTTTCCAGACCTGACCAATAAACAGCGAACGTGTCATCGTCGCCAGCCAGAAATCGATCCGTGAAAGCATATCCGCATGGGGAGTGCCATCGGTATCCGTCCGCTCGAAGAAACCGTCCCGCAGATTCTGCTGGCCCAGCTGCCTCAGGTTCTTAGCGCCTGCGACTCCTGCAAACAGAAAGCTGGCCCGCCAGGGGACTTCACCGGAAACAAGCAGGATCTGGTCATCCGGAGTTTCGGAGAAATCTGTCTCTTCCAGTTTGAAACAATGTGCCACTGCTGCACACAGGCAGGCGCGCCATGCACTGATCAGAGTCGCTGGTGCCAGGCGATAGCCGACATTCTCCAGCAGTTCCATCAGGAGTAATAATTCGAACGGCTGCATCGGCTCCGAAAGCGTTACCTGCTCCAGCCAGCCAAACAGCAGACGACTGATTTCATCCCAGCTCAGACCGGGAGTTTTTTTCTTTTTACTCGAAGGAGATGCCTTTTTGCTCTTGGCGGGCGCCGTGCTGGCGGATTCCACCAGATGAATCAGGTCTGCAGTGCGGCCGGTGTCTTCAACCTTCTCGGCGGACCAGAGCACAGACCACATCATCTCAGAGCTGTGTCTGGTCTGCTTTTTCTGTTTGGCAATCGCTTTTAATCCAGCCGCTAAACCCTGCCCGAACCGTTCCAGGTCGCCAGCTTGAGCCCCTTTCATCAGGTCGCCGCGTGGTTTCGATGCCCAGCCAACTGCGGGCAGAAACTCTTCATCAGAGAGTGACCAGTATTGCTGGGGTACAGCCTGACCAAATTCAATCGACATGATTTCTTCCATTCTTCAGTTCCCCAACAAAGACCGTTGTGCCAACCATAGGCAAAACAGAGCCGCCTGCCCGGCTTAATTTCGAATCACTTCGCAAAGACGAAACAACTGAAAAGTAGTGCTATGCGCGACCTGCGTTAAGATAGACATTATAGGGTAACGTGATTTCAGTTGAAATCAATTGATCCACTGCCCATTCAGCATGACCCGGGCCACATAAGAACGGGAATCTAACAAAAGATCAGTATCCGTTCCCCCGTCAAAATCGTCGGGTAGTTGGATCAGGGCCAGATCTGCGGCTTTTCCTGCCTCCAGCGAACCAGTATTGTCGGAATACCCCAAAGCACGCGCTCCGGCGAGTGTACCGCACTCCAGAATGAGTGCCGTCGCCACCTGGGGATACCTTTCACGCAGGAACTGCAGTTCGCTCCAGAGACTCAAATCCGGGTTCGAAGCCCGACTGTCCGTCCCCAGCGCGACATTGATTCCCTGCTCAATCATTGACAGCCAAGGATGCTCCGAATGCCCGAAATAGTGATGCGTGCGGGGGCAATAGACCACTGAAATCGACGGTGCTCCCCTCAGAAATTCACACTCGGTCGGGTTGAAATAATTACCGTGCACTGCCAGAGCAGCCGGTAATTCCGCCAGTGGCGCCAGGTAATCGGTCATCCGCATCCCGTCTTTCAAAATCTCGGGATCCCACAGCCCCAGCTCACTCAGCAGGTCGACAAATGCCCCTGATTTCCGTTCCAGCAGATCATATTCCGCCGCCGTCTCCCCCAGATGAACCGCAGCCGGCACTCCCTGATCCCGGGCCCGCTGTACCAGATTCAGATATAAATCGGGATGAACGCTATACGGAGCATGCGGACTCAAGCCCGGGCATAACCGCTCGACTGCCGCTGGCGCAAGGGGTTCCGCCAGAAACTCAGCAGCGACCTGCTCCTGCCCCTCCTTCCGATCGGGGGTAAGCCCGAGGCATTCTCGAAATACAACTGCCCGGGGAACCTGGGATTCCGTGTTAAACAATCGCAGACTCTCGACGCTTGTCGCAATTTCACCCACCAGAGTTGTTCCCGACGACAGACACTCTGTAATACCCAGCTGAATCCGTTCCGTGACCGGCTGCTCGGTCTCAAATCGGGACTTCATAATCGCCCGAATCCAGTCGGTGAACGGGGAAGCCGGTTCCAGAGGGGCACGCAGTTGACTGAATTCGAGATGCGTGTGGGCATTTACCAGGCCCGGGATCAGAGCCACATTGCCCAGATCGATCGCGCGGGGATGCGTATCTGCATAGACGGCCGCAATGCGGGTCCCTTCAATTTCGACAGTAGCATCTGGCAACGGTGGTCCCGCAACGGGAAACACCCAACGTGCTTGATAGATCTGACGTTCCAAGA
The DNA window shown above is from Gimesia chilikensis and carries:
- a CDS encoding class I SAM-dependent methyltransferase — translated: MSHLPQNRAAWNRLAENRSQFTKLATDEECRNPLQTLDSRGWLPASVEGKSVLCLASGGGWQSILYAAAGARVTVVDLSNKMLQLDEQEARRRGLQVKIVETSMDDLSMLHEAEFDIVHQPVSTCYVPDIEAVYREIARVLRPGGLYISQHKTPTSLQITHRDQQNRYVIGLEYYQQGALPKVEDRAYREDGATEYLHRWDQLVGGLCRTGFVIEDLREPLRADPSAPVGHFRYRGRFVAPYVRIKARRISEETGKRESSTLWVP
- a CDS encoding amidohydrolase family protein, encoding MPDATVEIEGTRIAAVYADTHPRAIDLGNVALIPGLVNAHTHLEFSQLRAPLEPASPFTDWIRAIMKSRFETEQPVTERIQLGITECLSSGTTLVGEIATSVESLRLFNTESQVPRAVVFRECLGLTPDRKEGQEQVAAEFLAEPLAPAAVERLCPGLSPHAPYSVHPDLYLNLVQRARDQGVPAAVHLGETAAEYDLLERKSGAFVDLLSELGLWDPEILKDGMRMTDYLAPLAELPAALAVHGNYFNPTECEFLRGAPSISVVYCPRTHHYFGHSEHPWLSMIEQGINVALGTDSRASNPDLSLWSELQFLRERYPQVATALILECGTLAGARALGYSDNTGSLEAGKAADLALIQLPDDFDGGTDTDLLLDSRSYVARVMLNGQWIN